In Sphaeramia orbicularis chromosome 12, fSphaOr1.1, whole genome shotgun sequence, the following proteins share a genomic window:
- the stbd1 gene encoding uncharacterized protein stbd1, whose protein sequence is MTLKNPVALERRMDLASLFCMISRHGPAVALAVIAMVSVVAGFIIYRTVRGKRRKAKAEAADGDGHGGGAAEADVGLSPTDGFRGSTDGSDEDSSDVIKVDPDLIQSHLEVRRRRIAIEEEPPKRNEVSDNTHTTSDNKEETAFVWDINSPKATEIDEQEVSRSLQSDMYTAAEMKLEDAVDCQWSDTDKTIEEECGNKSCTEEPELINDESHEEEEQVLKAERPEDDYVTDDDDSAMETRHEEACQFIVNSQVYFKQPPHVSDNGDNDRGGDNSNKAETNSLQSNMEEAVNHSTDLTVPCQSEEGNHLTCSDYSSYTSNNNFSLEKEKENEGEECVDHLQIETESSTFEDASLDTYQHDHNTVLSVSVSGIVTDAKAEISGITDFSDLSLNDEKPQSEQREDETSLTLDNHDDVCLLIPTHETEGEPEKDVDQQEVQVINGEVSEPGFPPVLDKNGCDGENILMAEEISHLHEGMEVKEECKDHQQTEILSSTSEQEKPSQHEQSDHEHDALDMDHDVLCPPISPPETKIQHEMAENGTSVDQQMINDDAPEVNITTADDTNACPHENSLIAKEICNPLEGVHDDSLVSKTANEDTDSSHFNDEQQMDKKYSYNANDGIPSTAVCHVAEESESVVLSLALLCLHEPTDIIKGDDASLPIVSTDAKSEIPGVSEFFDMASNGEHSQPEQTEDEKSPNLDKDTNHDTVCSPVASETQPKKEEDGKLVDQQEIKMINNDALESSGPASNDVVACVGEKTSMGEELLHHNVPPCNEEKCNSETSHIEVFDGDGSNSVEIASVTVEDSSCPLLLSICEDQHSDHMVNTEASGADVVVYDLMAPVMTEEMSGSIISSSCQDQQHENTENGVQQFEVTTGASHDLPIFHNNLLSFNQTELKDSDIDIIPSPAVGVESGISSMAVSPDLQEAGPDIGITVESMTLPVVECDFQVISCHKLEEHIEVPHSFYADDVALSAQRQDTIEPHSSFLSQQSHPEHAEWATYESLAANEDIFGHEVEDCYHKALDQFMKEQFTNNIVTDELKRQTEDDLVIEVVQVKEKKEEACSVKGKEMKAEDEKDEDYERTEISIMEATMDNNEWITESNYQVLPWMNISVPSFAQDYTKPEQKPPEDSTAATDATCTDTSDIPPVVEHTAAEESTESTRKVVAVQPMPQNVNVTFRVHYLSQSPHQTVAVTGNQQELGSWKGFIPLEKAKDGYWSCVVSLPAESHVEWKFVVLDKGKVCRWEECGNRLLDTGFGDDLLVHKWWGFL, encoded by the exons ATGACGCTGAAAAACCCCGTGGCTCTGGAGAGACGCATGGATCTGGCCTCTCTGTTCTGCATGATCAGCCGTCACGGACCCGCCGTGGCACTGGCCGTGATCGCGATGGTGTCCGTGGTGGCGGGTTTCATCATCTACCGGACCGTGAGGGGGAAGCGGAGGAAGGCCAAAGCCGAAGCCGCGGACGGTGACGGGCACGGCGGCGGTGCAGCGGAGGCGGACGTAGGACTCAGCCCCACGGATGGCTTCAGGGGGTCAACAG ATGGAAGTGACGAAGATTCATCAGACGTGATAAAGGTGGATCCTGATCTAATACAGAGCCATCTTGAAGTCAGACGCCGTCGGATTGCTATTGAGGAGGAACCTCCTAAGAGAAACGAAGTATCCGACAACACTCACACCACTTCAGACAACAAAGAGGAAACAGCGTTTGTGTGGGACATAAACTCTCCCAAAGCGACAGAGATAGATGAACAGGAGGTCAGCCGGAGTCTGCAAAGTGATATGTATACAGCGGCTGAAATGAAGCTGGAGGATGCTGTTGATTGCCAGTGGAGTGACACAGATAAGACGATAGAAGAGGAATGTGGAAACAAAAGCTGCACCGAGGAGCCTGAGCTGATTAATGACGAAAGCCATGAAGAGGAAGAGCAG gtgttAAAGGCAGAACGCCCAGAAGATGACTATGTGACAGACGATGATGACTCAGCCATGGAGACCAGACACGAAGAAGCCTGTCAGTTTATTGTTAACAGTCAAGTGTACTTCAAACAACCCCCCCACGTGAGTGACAATGGTGATaatgacagaggaggagacaacTCAAACAAAGCAGAGACAAACAGCCTGCAGTCCAACATGGAAGAGGCTGTTAATCATAGCACAGATTTAACTGTCCCTTGTCAGTCTGAGGAGGGAAATCACCTCACATGTAGTGATTACAGCAGTTACACCAGCAATAATAACTTCTCtctagaaaaagaaaaggaaaatgagggtGAGGAGTGCGTAGACCACCTACAAATTGAGACCGAATCATCAACATTTGAAGACGCATCTTTGGACACTTACCAACATGATCACAATACTGTGCTGTCAGTCAGTGTGTCGGGCATTGTCACTGATGCAAAAGCTGAAATCTCAGGCATTACAGATTTCTCTGACTTGTCATTAAATGATGAGAAACCACAAAGTGAACAGAGAGAGGATGAGACATCTCTAACTTTGGACAATCATGATGATGTTTGCCTTCTAATACCAACACATGAGACAGAAGGTGAGCCTGAAAAGGATGTGGACCAACAAGAAGTCCAAGTGATAAATGGTGAAGTTTCAGAGCCTGGTTTCcctcctgttcttgataaaaatgGTTGTGATGGTGAGAATATATTAATGGCTGAGGAAATATCTCATCTTCATGAAGGCATGGAGGTAAAAGAGGAGTGTAAAGACCATCAGCAAACTGAGATTCTGTCCTCAACATCGGAACAAGAAAAACCCTCACAGCATGAACAATCTGATCATGAACATGACGCTTTGGACATGGATCATGATGTTCTTTGCCCCCCAATTTCACCCCCTGAGACCAAAATTCAACATGAGATGGCTGAAAATGGCACATCTGTGGACCAACAAATGATAAACGATGATGCTCCTGAAGTAAATATCACCACTGCTGATGATACAAATGCTTGTCCTCATGAAAACAGTCTAATTGCCAAAGAAATCTGCAATCCTCTTGAAGGCGTACATGATGACAGTTTAGTCAGTAAAACAGCTAACGAAGATACCGACAGTAGTCACTTCAATGATGAgcaacaaatggacaaaaaatattCATACAATGCAAATGATGGTATTCCATCcactgcagtttgtcatgttgcTGAAGAAAGTGAAAGTGTGGTACTCAGCCTTGCTTTACTCTGTCTCCATGAACCAACAGATATCATAAAGGGTGATGACGCCAGCCTGCCAATTGTCTCCACTGATGCAAAATCTGAAATCCCAGGCGTCTCAGAGTTCTTTGACATGGCATCAAATGGTGAGCATTCACAACCTGAACAGACAGAAGATGAGAAATCTCCAAACTTGGATAAAGACACCAATCATGATACTGTATGCTCTCCAGTGGCATCAGAAACTCAGCCTAAAAAGGAGGAAGATGGCAAATTGGTGGACCAACAAGAaatcaaaatgataaataatgatgCTCTTGAATCAAGTGGACCTGCCTCCAATGATGTAGTTGCTTGTGTTGGTGAGAAAACATCCATGGGTGAAGAATTATTGCATCATAATGTGCCACCTTGTAATGAGGAAAAATGTAACTCAGAAACGTCACATATTGAAGTTTTTGACGGTGATGGCTCTAATTCTGTTGAAATTGCTTCTGTAACTGTTGAAGATTCATCTTGTCCTCTTCTGCTTTCTATCTGTGAAGATCAACATAGTGACCACATGGTAAATACTGAAGCCTCTGGTGCTGATGTTGTTGTTTATGACTTAATGGCTCCTGTAATGACTGAAGAAATGTCTGGTTCCATCATCTCATCATCCTGCCAAGACCAGCAACATGAGAATACAGAAAATGGTGTCCAGCAATTTGAGGTTACCACTGGTGCCTCTCATGACCTTCCCATTTTCCATAATAACTTGCTGTCTTTCAACCAAACTGAGCTGAAGGATAGTGACATTGACATCATACCGTCACCTGCTGTTGGTGTGGAGAGTGGCATTTCAAGCATGGCTGTCAGCCCTGACTTGCAAGAAGCTGGCCCTGACATTGGCATCACAGTTGAAAGTATGACACTTCCAGTGGTGGAATGCGATTTCCAGGTGATATCTTGCCACAAGCTTGAGGAACATATCGAAGTTCCTCACTCCTTCTATGCTGATGATGTAGCTTTATCTGCTCAAAGACAAGACACAATAGAGCCTCATTCATCTTTTCTTTCCCAGCAGTCTCATCCTGAGCATGCAGAATGGGCTACATATGAGTCATTAGCAGCCAATGAAGATATATTTGGCCATGAAGTTGAGGATTGCTACCACAAAGCTTTGGATCAGTTCATGAAAGAGCAGTTTACCAATAATATTGTAACTGATGAATTAAAAAGGCAGACAGAGGATGACCTAGTTATTGAAGTTGTACAGGTtaaggaaaagaaagaagaagccTGCAGTgtgaagggaaaggaaatgaaggcGGAGGATGAGAAAGATGAGGACTATGAGAGGACAGAGATCAGTATTATGGAGGCGACTATGGACAATAATGAATGGATCACAGAGAGTAACTACCAAGTTCTCCCCTGGATGAACATTTCTGTTCCTTCATTTGCCCAAGACTACACAAAACCTGAGCAGAAACCCCCTGAAGACAGCACAGCTGCAACAGATGCTACATGCACAGATACATCAGATATCCCACCTGTAGTTGAACACACTGCTGCTGAAGAAAGCACAGAGAGCACCAGAAAAGTGGTGGCAGTCCAGCCTATGCCTCAGAATGTCAATGTAACCTTCCGTGTTCACTATCTCAGCCAGTCACCACACCAGACGGTGGCTGTCACTGGAAACCAGCAGGAACTGGGGAGCTGGAAGGGATTCATCCCGCTAGAGAAAGCCAAGGACGGATACTGGAGCTGTGTGGTCAGCCTCCCTGCAGAGAGTCATGTGGAGTGGAAATTTGTAGTGTTGGACAAGGGCAAAGTATGTCGCTGGGAGGAATGCGGGAACCGCCTTCTTGATACAGGTTTCGGAGATGACCTGCTGGTGCATAAATGGTGGGGATTCCTGTAG